The DNA region ATCGTCAAAAGGCATGTTCTGGTATGCGAGGACCACAAGATGTTACAGACGAACCAACAACTCGTGCAAACCTTTGTCAAACGATTCATCAAAAACCCAGCTTTACCATCATTTGCAAAAGACATCAAGCTGTACAAAGCAACTAATCAGCAATGCAATGATCGTGGGGTGTATCTTctacaagaaatcaaaatcaaCGGCAGCAACCTACTCATCTTCTACGATACCGGTTGTAGTGATTTTGTTATTAGCAAGAAAGGCATCCAGCTACTCGGAAGCAGAGTCAAGAAGATAACATCCGAACCAGTAACCATCGGAGGTGTCGGAGAGTGTCAAGCGGAGTCGGATGGTGTCTACAGCATCACAATCCCGTCACATGATGGCCAGGAAATTGTATTTTCTGGACCATGCCTTGATCAAATTACGTCCAGATTCCCAAGTTATCCGCTGCATGACGTTGAGAGGGACATCGTCGACTTTCACATAGCAAAAGGAAGAACAAATCCACTTCCGAAGCTTCCACCAACCATCGGCGGAGAAGTACACTTGATGATTGGGATAAAGTACCTTCGTCACCACCCACAGATGGTAACCCAATTACCATCTGGACTTACATTGTATGAATCAAAGTTTATAAACTCATCAGGAGGAAGAGGCGTTGTTGGTGGTCCACACTACAGCTTCACGAAACTGCATCAACATTTTAACTCAACCATGGCCACCACTGTCTTCTCAAGTCAATACAACATGATGAGGAATCAACCAAACGTTCCACTCTTGGGATACAGTCAGTCACACAACCTGAAAGACCTACATCCATCAAACCTCACAGATGCATCAGTCCACATTTCAACTACGATGAGGGTCTTCGAGGAGGTTGAGGCTTCAGGCAGTGAAATCGTATACCGCTGTCCAAACTGCAGAGATTGCAAGATGTGTAAGCATCCGTCAAACGAAATCATCAGCTGCAAAGAGGAAGTCGAACAAAGCATCATCAACTCTTCAATTACAATAAACTTCAAAAACAGCACCGCTACAGCACTTCTTCCATTTGTTGCAGATCCAGAAACAAGACTTGCCAACAACAGATACAAGGCAATGAAAGTCTACATACAACAAGTTCGTAAGCTCAATTTACCAAAGAATCAGAAGGACAAGCAAGATGTGCTTGAATCGGAAGCCAAGTTGCATCAGCTTGGTTATGTCAATTACGTGCGCAACCTTCCCCAAGATATTCAACTGCAACTTCAAAACGCAAAGATGCATTACTTCATTCCATGGCGAGCGGTTTGGAAATGCAACTCATTCAGCACTCCATGTCGTATCGTTTTCGATGCATCTCAGCCAACTGCATCTGGATTCAGCTTGAATGATGTTTTAGCCAAGGGTACGAACAATCTAAATAAACTGCAAGAAATTCTCATCCGATGGTATACCCGACCAGTTGCAATACACACTgatattaagaaaatgtataacacAATCAAACTCGACAAGACTCATTGGTGCTACCAACGCTACTTGTGGGAAAGCAACCTCACGCCAACAGTGGAGCCAGAAGAGAAGGTCATCACAACCCTTATCTATGGGGTCAAGTCATCAGGCAATCAAGCAGAATACGCCCTACGTCAGACATCTGAAGCACAAACGGAACAATACCCAGAAGTTCACCAAATAGTGAAAAATGACATCTTTGTGGACGACTGCGTATCTGGGGAGGACGACATAGAAAGCGCCTACCGACGTGCTGACGAACTAGAACTTGTCCTCAACACTGGTGGTTTTCAACTCAAAGGAATCGCATTCTCCGGAGAAGACCCACCAAGCACACTCAGCGAAGATGGAAAAACAATCCATGTTGGGGGCATGGTATGGTTTGCAAAAGAAGACAAGCTTGCACTCAACATTGGTGAGCTAAACTTCAACAAGAAAGTCCGTGGGAAGAAACCGGAAGCAACAATCAACCTAATTCCTGCTAAACTCACTCGAAGACATTGCGCATCAAAGGTGGCTGAAGTTTTCGATATCACAGGAAAAGCAGCACCAATTTTGGCAGCGATGAAAATTGACCTCCAAGAACTTGTTCATCAAAACTTGACTGGGATGACATCATTCCAGACAATTTGCGTCCAATCTGGGAATCAAATTTCAAAGTTATCAAGGAGCTTGGTACCATAAAGTTCAAGCGTGCCATAGTACCTGAAGATGCTGTCAGTTTGAAGATTGAAACACTTGACTTCGCAGATGCCAGCCACTCAATGGTTTGTGTCGCCATCTACGGAAGATTTCTCAGACGTAATGGGCAATACTCCTGTCAACTCCTCTTTGGCCGAACAAGATCTGTGCCAAAAGATTTCACCCAACCAAGGGCAGAATTGTATGCTGCAGTTATCAATACTCATACAGGAGAAACCGTAAGACGCGCTTTGAAAAAATGGCATCAGTCATCAATAAAGTTCACTGACagccaaatcgttttacattggaTTGAAAATGAAGAGAAGCCTCTTAAGCAGTATGTACGAAACCGAGTTGTAGAGATTAGAAGATTCACAAAGAAAAGTCAATGGTTTTATGTAAACACCACCAACATGATTGCAGATATCGGTACCAGGAAAGGGGCAACCATCAAGGACATATCTGAATCATCAACGTGGATCAATGGATTTGACTGGATGCGGGGAGATCAATCTCAATTCCCTGTCCTGAGCGCTAGAGACCTATGTTTAAATGATTCGGAAATCAAGGAAATCAGCAAGGAGACTCAAACTTTCTACGTCACCAGGAGGGAAGATCAAAGATTTTCAGAGCGATACTCATTTTCAAAATACCTGATTGACCCAAATCGCAAGAACTTCCACACTATTGTTCGAATACTTGCTTACGTCATTAAATTCTGTGATGCAATCAAAAACAAGTGCTCATCAACCATTAACTTTGTCAAGTCAATACATCTCACTGAAGCAGAAATTCACCTAGCAGAATCGTATTTCTTCAAGAAGGCAACTCAGGAGATTCTGCATTTCGTCGAACCACGTAAATACGAACCCATCTCAACACTAAAGGATGGAATTTTGATTTACAATGGTCGTATTCTGTCAAGAAACAATGCAACAATTGTTGGAAGATTCACTGAAGCCATGTTGGACTTGACTGCATCAACATTTTGTGTTCCATTGGTTGACAAAAATTCGCCTCTTGCATTCAGCATCATCTATGATGTTCACTGGAACAGCAAATCAAGCAAACATGCTGGGATTGAGACAACCATTAGGGAGGTCTTAAAGAAAGCCTATGTCATTGATTGTCGTCCATTAGTGAAGATGATCAAGAAGTCGTGCATCAAATGTCGCCTGATCAACAAGAAACAAATTCAAGCCATTATGGGCCCGATTCCTACATCAAGCATGACCATTGCACCTGCGTTCTATAACACTCAATTGGATTTGAGTGGTCCTCATCAGTCATTCTCACCATCTCACAAGAGGACCACAGTCAAGATCTGGCTTGTTGTGTACTGTTGCTGTTCAACTTCAGCTGTGATGATCAACGTAATGGATGATTACTCATCGACAGCATTCATACAATCCTTCACCCGCTTTTCTACCAGATATGGCTTTCCGAAGAAAGTGTTCTGCGATGAAGGTTCTCAACTCGTTAAAGGATCAAAGACCATGAAGCTGAATTTCACAGATATAAAAACACAAATGTTTCGAGAACGAAGCGTGGAGTTCGAGACATGCCCTGTCGGTGGCCACAACGTTAATGGAAAAGTGGAGAGGAAGATAAAGGAAATCAATCAATCCTTAGAAAAAACAGTCACCAACCAGAGGTTTTCCATCCTACAGTGGGAGACACTGGCATCTATTATAGCAAACACAATCAACAACCTTCCGCTTGCTGTTGGCAACGTTGTCGAAGTCGAGAACATGGATCTCATCACCCCTAACAGGCTCATTCTTGGACGAAATAACAATAGAAGCCCTGCTGGAAATCTAATTGTTTCTGACAATCCATCCAAGCTCCTGAAGACCAACTCAAAAATTTACGACGCATGGTTCGAAAATTGGTTGCTAAGCCACGTTCCAAAACTGATGCAACAAACCAAATGGTTTTCACAAGATAGAAATCTTCAAGTCGGTGATGTTGTGTTATTCACAAAGGTTGATTCAGCCATTTCAAAAACCTACACCTACGGAATGGTAAAGTCGGTCGAGATTAGTAATGATGGTAACGTAAGACGTGTGCTGGTCGAAtacaaaaatcaaaatgaaaacgTCAAGCGCGAAACTTTTCGTTCGGTACGTAGTCTGGTTCTGGTACATGCGATCAATGATCCTGATTTTTTCAAAGAATTGTACGATTAAATTCAAAAGAACTCCTCAAAGAAATTTTTGCCTTGGCGGGGAGTGTGCTGCAACATGAACATTTATAAAGACAAAAATTTCTCCTCATCTTTTTCCACCATTATCTTTTttaatcacatttattttttattattatggtCCCTAGGTAATTATATTCAATTGAttattatcaaaaaatcatGTATGTTATTTATATTCCCTTaggtcattattttattttatttcttatgctCATCTGAGATAATTGCtgtaattttttatgtaattatTCACTAGgcaattatttttgtttcaatatttttatataaatagacACACTTTTCTTCACATCAGTTGTAACATGAGTTTCAAAGAGTACATTTATGATCAAAGTcaattttataacatttgtcAAATCAACTTCAAacaagtttaatttaaaatttatatgcaCTGGGTACACTCAGTACTATTTACACTGACTACCTGgtaagttttgttttgtttcagtgtcagccatttttatttcttaagtgTGTCTTCTTAGGTTAAGTCAAATTTAATATTTCAAACTCAATATTATTGTCACTCTAGAATTTGTCAGTTcaattttttagtttatttaaaaatttgtaaaaatttattttagtttgAACATATTCACAAGTTACAAACAAGTCAATTCTCAATAACCCAGTCCGCATTACAGAAAGAGCTCTAAGgaacgaaaattattttttttttgattctgtattttttaaaaggatGTCAGTTTTCTTTGAttcaagttaattttttttaattggacATCTTTCCATTTTCTCTTGGACTTTAGAAAACACTAAACAACTGTATCAGTAAGTTCAACCTATAAATCATTCTCATACAAGTCATACCTTTATAAAGAGCTCCAGTGTAATTAATTGTAATTTCACAAGAAACTTCCAGTTCCTTTTTTATCAATTGGCTTTTTCAAATCGCAGTAATTGGTCATTCTTGCAAAATTTTTTGGAACTATTCATTCCACACAgagtattaaaaaataaaaaatctattaTTAAGGTACATAAAACTTTGTCCTACCCATTACTGCACACTATGATTTCTAAGATATAAACAGGAGAAAAAATCTTCTGTACATCGTTACAGACGATCTGTGAGAATCATCATCAAAAAAATgagatcaaattattatttttggtGTGTCTTACTTTTCctgctatttatttattttgatatcCTCTTATTTATAGATGTGCttcttattttaatgttttttgtgaaGTCTTGTTTAAAAAGCCTAAATATAAAAATCTAACTATATAGTCGCTAAAAAGATTTGTCATCAATGTTGCTATACATGTGTAACTGAAAACAAAGTTTTAGAAAAGTGAATATTCTAGTAAATCTATTGTTTTCATCCAGGTCtgtaaaaaagttaattactaTAATTACTGTGATTTGATTGGCTTATCTTGACCCTCTTTTTATCTCCCCAACTATTAAATAGCCAAAGATATTATCAATCATTGCCCATTAATGACAGTTGTAGGTGACGAAACGTAGCTCAAAGgtaacccgaggtataaaatggccaacatcattttatacctttgGTTCCCTTTAAATAGTACTGCTTGatgataatattttattatttaacaaTCAGATTTACATTGTCATTTTAGGtgtaaaaagagaaaaacattAATGTGatgaaaacacaagtttttgttGTTCTGTCTGCATATCATATTCACTGCATGAAGAACAGATGAGAAAATGCGGCTAGTTCAGCCACCAAATACATCAGTGTATGATGTTAGTAAGCTTGTTCCTTATTATTAAAGTTCTAGTAAAATTGACCCACTTAATAGCATGACAGTGAATTTTGGActtatagaaaaaaattttgatcagGAGTTTTATAACTTACATCTACTATTGGGAAAAAGATAAAAAGGTATTgaagtttgaaggttttttattGACTTTACCAGCCTATTGGGCCTGAAGCGGGTAGGTTAAACTAGATGTCAGAAATTGGCCTCAGTTATTCTTAAATTGTCCCTGCAAATACAATGCAATAGTTTCattattcatttaaatatttaataataatattgatGTTAACCCTTGTAATGATTAAATTTTAAGTGGGACAAAAGTATGCTCTTTAATAAAGCCTGGGTTTTGGTAAGTTTAATCACAgagaaacatatttttaatctgTTTTTGGCATGAAATGTCAGCCTTTTTAATTGGTTTAGTTTAACAACCTGCAGAGACAaattttttgtgtatatttAAAACCTAAGCCACACAATTCTCAAAAATTTTGTGATGTATTAAATAGTTGTCTTTTATAAATATTCCTCCCTTCAATCATTATTTGCTCAGGTGAAGTCCTCTGACACTGTTGCAAGCATTGCACTACGTTACAACACCACACCAACAGAACTGTCAAGACTGAATCACTTGTCAAGCTCCTTACTTTATCCTGGACAGGTGAGGCGAtcgtatatattattttttcaaagaacATGGAATACTTTATTATGATTAATcttaatttcaaattaaaactACTAAATACAGGAAAGCTCTgttgtatttttataaattctttttataaaagTCTGTTTGAGTATAATATGCAGAATATGATAATCTTTTCTTTGAAGAAATATAGTGTGTTGATCTTTTCAGCAATTATGCAGAATCTGAGGAATTCTTGAGTATTAAAATTCTAGCTTTAACACATTAAATTTATTTGATTATGTATTgatcttaaataaaaaaaatggaggGGGTGTAGTGAGTTGACCTAAATGGCTCATTCTTCATTTGTTGACGAAGATTGGACAGATCTACATTGTAACATCTTTCAGGAAGAACAGTTTCATGAAAATGTGTTTGTACACTCTGTACAGTATAAGTGCCAGGAGAAATTTACATCATCACAAGAAAATTGTCTTAAAAGCAACACTCCATCATTGGTTGAAATATACAATGAGGAGCAAAAGATTTACTGGAGGCTTGGAAGCTGCTTTAAGGTCttgcttatttttttatcatccaCAACACTCCCACATTTTTGCTGATATTAATTTCACTGCAGAAGAGACTTAAGCCTCTTTTTTGCTTACAAAATTGTATTGCAAAGCTTAGGGTAATggatttatataaatttattgtttaataaaaaactaTGCTAGAATAAAAATCTTACTAAAATCCTCCTTATATAAATGCATTTAGCCTAGAAAAATCTTACTGGGTCCTAGAGAATCTCCCTGGTCCCTAGAAATTTTCACTGTGTCCTAGAAATTCTCACTGGTTTTtagaaaattacattttaaaaactagtcCATAAGCCCgtagaaaaaaaaatccacttaggcagaagaattTTAGAAAAGATATAGGTTGTTTTGCTAACCTCAGTgcgtatgtttttaaattttgtttacccATTGCCTATAATATGTGGAGCGTGAAACACTGATGAGGAAAATGTATAGCATTATGTACTTCTGACAAACTGTTACAGATATATTtgggttttttgatgacatcatcaacctgTTTGTTTGGAAATGGGTGTCTTGTTTTAGCTTTAGGAAATTGGTTTTTGTTCCCAGATGGTCCCCATGCAATTATTTCTTAAGCCTTAAACTTAAATTATTGACGTCTAACTAATGTATGAATGGCAACAACAAGacataaaaacattctttttgtaaaaatttacgGACACATGGAACCTTTGTATTATATAGATTGTGAAAGTGGAAACAAATTGAACATAACTTTAATATCCATTTTTATATTGTGCTTGCGTTGCAATATATATAATAAGCGTCTTTtgcaaaacctttttttttgttcatgatTTGAAGTTAACCAAAAAATGTTTGTGCCAGCCAACTGTATAGTAAACAGACAATTATTTAGAAAGGTTTAATTAcatatttttcacttttacatTGAATGAAAGTGATACTGAACAGTGACGTATCCAGAGTTTTTTTTGGGACTATCGTTTTCTTATATCCAACTTCAAATTTTTGCTTAGATTAGTATCTATGTGAGGCACCACCATTGTTGGTGCAGAAGGAGAAATTTTGGATTTTGAGGTCCCTAGATCGCCGGAAAATGGCTTTGCGGCACTcaaaacagcaaaattttgtacaattattacttgcattttattacataattttatatatttttcgtttttagtCTTTGTTGCTGATAAATACCTGTTAAAACTTTCTTCACAGAATTAATacttacaataaaaacaaataggCCACCTGTTAGTTCCCTGTTTTTTATATGATGGTGACACAAAGTCTGTTCGTTGTAGATTTATTTGAACCTCTTCAAAGTCATATTCCATACTTTTCTTCACTATTTTACAGTAGTGATGGTTTATTAAACtcacaaaggaaaaaaaaacttgcaCATGTTTCATAACCTGTGAGGGAGTCTGCAAACTTGCGAAGGAAAGGAGAAAATTTGGACGTATTTCGAAAAGGTTTTTAACCATTTACCATATGGAGGCCTCAAAATTGTGATTACCAACCTTGTCCACAGTACTGTATTGATTTCGACGGGAAACTCTTTATGAGCCTACGTTCACAGACGTAGCGTTGGGTCTATAACACAGACTAAAGCAATCGTTCACTcgatttgtttttaaatggcCGAGTAAAGATGGTGGTAGGCTTGTGAATTCAAAACACTCAAATATTACAAATGTGATTGCATGTATGTCACATCCAAGCAGTTTATTTCTTTTGAAGGATCGCAAATTTGATGAAGAAAAACATGCTACTTAGAGTTTATATTTACTTAACTtactagtttttttttctttgcattttttatttttttggaacaAGAATTGCGGATCCCATACCGGTAAACCGGTAGCAAAACCTCTCTGGATACGTCCGTGCTGAAATGTGGACTACTGTTCACAGTGTATTGTCTTGTTACGGCTATGGTCCATTTACTTTTACTAAAAACACCTAATAAAACCCTGCCCCTTTTGTAATCACCCACAttatacattttaataattGGTTAGTTCATTGCAATAGCAATagcatgaaattttttttaaagcgtTTTGCTATTTTACTTATTGGATTTAAAAGGTTCAGTTGATAATCTAAAAATGGACATGACATGAACAAATTAAGGTCACCTGAAGAGTATATACCATATTCATaacataacaaaaataattagtttGTCTTGagtctttttaaactttaaatatgTGGAAGTCTTTAATGTCATGAATAGAccatttcttctttttatatGTCAACTTGAATCTTTCTTAAAGTTTTCATTATTAAGTTTTAAATGAGataattactttaaaaataaaagaaataataaaacgaCATAGAAAGCTTAATTAGGGATGTTGAATTTCTAAATGTCCACAGATCtgtttgaaattaaaatctagCTAGACATAAAATAAACTTGTGATAACACTAAAGGTGAAGAGCAAATCACTACATCCACAATTTGACAAATATGTAAGTCACAGTTCATCGTAGTTTTGAGTTGTAAATATTGttctacttttttaaaaaattaaatcttgATAATTAAAGACAGTTTGGTATAAATTTAAATTcttgttttacaaaaaatgatattttcaaaaataggaTTAAAGACACTTATTGTAAAAACATTTATCTTAATAATGGTTGGCCAACTTGTAATTCACTTTGAAGACAACCAATATACATTTTTCTCCTCAATATTTCATGTGCATAAGTAATATTTCCGtaatttgttattattatatttattactagtcgataaggccggtgaaaaaattcaaatcaggagaacaatggaaaagagaaCCATAACTTGAATTTTAATGACCTGTTAAGGAATGACCTGTccatacacaattttttttcagaaatttgtttacacgttgcctctattgtgtagagcatGAAACattgataaagaaaatgtaaaggATCATTACCCAATTcagtcccaggtggtccctaccCACACAGTGAGATATTGaatacatccactttgcctgctACAGACAGACTCCTCTATTACTCTCTGTATTATTTTACAGACTGGttaataaggcccgtggaaaaatccacttaggcaaagaAAGAAATAACAAGATTTTTTCACAATTCTTTTTAGTACCTGTATTGTGTGGAGCTAAAACACTAATTAAATTTGTCTATAGGATCGCGCGGTTTGGTCAGCGGTTGAGGACATATAtacgtttaaaaattttggtgacatcaattataaaaaaatatttttaagaaattcgtatacccgttgcctttattgtatagttcttgaaatgctgattaaGAATGTACTTTTcagtcatcagtaattttaaacatgttCAGGGATGTGCCCTTGACAGGTTCAAAATTACTGattacagaaaatgtcaaaatttgctattacttaaatatgacatcacaaTTTATGCAACAATTAAATCtgcaattctttaaatgtgaatatcttaagaacgaaaaaagctttttaaaaaatttaaaaagacttgttttgAGCTCTATAATAGAAGTctgacatcattttataccttgggttcctttaaaacttaaaagtgctatgcaatggcttcactgatCTTCACTAATACTGtcctttgacgttaatattgttttaacgtcaaagtttggtaaattacagaacaattttatagtcaATGTGTTATAGATTTTGTGgaagaaaattgta from Hydractinia symbiolongicarpus strain clone_291-10 chromosome 6, HSymV2.1, whole genome shotgun sequence includes:
- the LOC130647914 gene encoding uncharacterized protein LOC130647914, which encodes MTTRGNRINYNLLNSTGQVVPLEEEVTAQFNNLSLHEQASLSLSRTTTTPTMAEPSDDAIDMMVLAQDAMDIIDESPIKDLGAEELNIIITKLEQIRSSIRRKEVKVNIQREQLGEDTKISVNQAIISIKDFIKTVNDMKTKARLQQQMVTVNETRHKEQAVTFLLKCTNAAIKELEIIFNQNVKTVDSNELLQLRKDLLSHNTKLDKIKDNYKECLETTSTNAGLLTDIKKTGENYMQLNELKQTFVSNLSSEIRKRELNKHADFKKSNLNIKQQKFSGYDSNIDYYTFRSNFDKMHLSTTPTELLPDLLRNNYLADPALTMVKNIDNIDDIWKRLKESFGDAKVMMTQKLQKLKNLDFNKRDPERLISSMSTLISLMKEVATLAEKHKIEEYLYYGDTITRIHQLIGDRRSTTFLEHNCEDNLSPKETWQKLIDFLSKERKVNEQKRLLIFKQSDAHKKEEAKQYGGKRSTLCHWNQDTSEPKCCICNSPDGTSDHISTNGPRGSKIMQYYTCKSFVFKSPADRLELLQQKGFCMQCLFPGADASFGKHAEGKCQRDFVCTHPSHQSDIVKRHVLVCEDHKMLQTNQQLVQTFVKRFIKNPALPSFAKDIKLYKATNQQCNDRGVYLLQEIKINGSNLLIFYDTGCSDFVISKKGIQLLGSRVKKITSEPVTIGGVGECQAESDGVYSITIPSHDGQEIVFSGPCLDQITSRFPSYPLHDVERDIVDFHIAKGRTNPLPKLPPTIGGEVHLMIGIKYLRHHPQMVTQLPSGLTLYESKFINSSGGRGVVGGPHYSFTKLHQHFNSTMATTVFSSQYNMMRNQPNVPLLGYSQSHNLKDLHPSNLTDASVHISTTMRVFEEVEASGSEIVYRCPNCRDCKMCKHPSNEIISCKEEVEQSIINSSITINFKNSTATALLPFVADPETRLANNRYKAMKVYIQQVRKLNLPKNQKDKQDVLESEAKLHQLGYVNYVRNLPQDIQLQLQNAKMHYFIPWRAVWKCNSFSTPCRIVFDASQPTASGFSLNDVLAKGTNNLNKLQEILIRWYTRPVAIHTDIKKMYNTIKLDKTHWCYQRYLWESNLTPTVEPEEKVITTLIYGVKSSGNQAEYALRQTSEAQTEQYPEVHQIVKNDIFVDDCVSGEDDIESAYRRADELELVLNTGGFQLKGIAFSGEDPPSTLSEDGKTIHVGGMVWFAKEDKLALNIGELNFNKKVRGKKPEATINLIPAKLTRRHCASKVAEVFDITGKAAPILAAMKIDLQELVHQNLTGMTSFQTICVQSGNQISKLSRSLVP
- the LOC130647447 gene encoding uncharacterized protein LOC130647447, giving the protein MVCVAIYGRFLRRNGQYSCQLLFGRTRSVPKDFTQPRAELYAAVINTHTGETVRRALKKWHQSSIKFTDSQIVLHWIENEEKPLKQYVRNRVVEIRRFTKKSQWFYVNTTNMIADIGTRKGATIKDISESSTWINGFDWMRGDQSQFPVLSARDLCLNDSEIKEISKETQTFYVTRREDQRFSERYSFSKYLIDPNRKNFHTIVRILAYVIKFCDAIKNKCSSTINFVKSIHLTEAEIHLAESYFFKKATQEILHFVEPRKYEPISTLKDGILIYNGRILSRNNATIVGRFTEAMLDLTASTFCVPLVDKNSPLAFSIIYDVHWNSKSSKHAGIETTIREVLKKAYVIDCRPLVKMIKKSCIKCRLINKKQIQAIMGPIPTSSMTIAPAFYNTQLDLSGPHQSFSPSHKRTTVKIWLVVYCCCSTSAVMINVMDDYSSTAFIQSFTRFSTRYGFPKKVFCDEGSQLVKGSKTMKLNFTDIKTQMFRERSVEFETCPVGGHNVNGKVERKIKEINQSLEKTVTNQRFSILQWETLASIIANTINNLPLAVGNVVEVENMDLITPNRLILGRNNNRSPAGNLIVSDNPSKLLKTNSKIYDAWFENWLLSHVPKLMQQTKWFSQDRNLQVGDVVLFTKVDSAISKTYTYGMVKSVEISNDGNVIILFYFLCSSEIIAVIFYCQPFLFLKVLKNKKSIIKTISKDIINHCPLMTVVGDETCKKRKTLM